One Penicillium oxalicum strain HP7-1 chromosome III, whole genome shotgun sequence genomic region harbors:
- a CDS encoding D-erythronate dehydrogenase, whose product MAILITGAGGYVGQELAAGLLATTPASTIVTITDVIEPTIPESAAEHASRLRCVKADLTSTKEVDELIDESHPYETVYILHGIMSSGSEANFELGMRVNLDATRYILDRLRVTMPGVKVVFTSSLAVYGPAPLGFVIDETNFPPVPSSSYGTQKLIIEALVTDYSRRGFIDGRSVRLPTVTVRAGSPTQAASSFASDIIREPFHGRKAILPVGKDTELWICSPGTIIKNLIHARTVPQETFGESRSVNLPGLKVSVHEMLQALEEIGGKERRALVEEKYDAATDKIVQSWTPLFSTDRAFKMGFHADVSMVENIKRFASAFI is encoded by the coding sequence ATGGCAATTCTAATCACCGGCGCGGGCGGTTATGTTGGCCAGGAGCTCGCCGCTGGCCTCCTTGCAACAACACCTGCTTCGACCATTGTCACCATCACCGACGTGATCGAGCCAACCATACCGGAGTCGGCAGCTGAACATGCCAGTCGCCTACGATGTGTCAAGGCTGATTTGACGTCCACGAAGGAGGTGGATGAATTGATCGATGAATCGCATCCCTACGAGACAGTGTATATCCTCCACGGAATTATGTCAAGTGGCTCTGAAGCAAACTTCGAATTGGGCATGCGGGTCAATCTCGATGCGACCCGGTACATCTTAGATCGACTACGAGTCACGATGCCGGGCGTGAAGGTTGTCTTCACATCGTCGTTGGCTGTTTATGGCCCAGCGCCTTTGGGATTCGTCATCGACGAAACGAACTTCCCTCCAGTGCCGTCGTCATCATACGGAACACAGAAACTCATCATCGAGGCCCTAGTGACGGACTACTCTCGTCGCGGATTCATCGATGGTCGCAGCGTGCGACTTCCCACAGTCACTGTTCGTGCGGGATCTCCCACGCAGGCTGCCAGCAGCTTCGCAAGCGACATCATTCGAGAGCCGTTTCATGGCAGGAAGGCAATTTTGCCTGTGGGCAAAGATACAGAGCTTTGGATCTGTTCGCCTGGTACGATTATCAAGAACTTGATCCATGCTCGCACAGTCCCTCAAGAGACCTTTGGGGAATCCCGTTCCGTGAATTTGCCTGGCTTGAAAGTCAGCGTGCATGAGATGTTGCAGGCGCTCGAGGAGATCGGAGGTAAGGAACGCCGGGCACTTGTGGAGGAAAAGTATGACGCTGCCACAGATAAGATTGTGCAGTCTTGGACGCCTCTATTCTCCACTGATCGTGCATTCAAGATGGGATTCCATGCGGATGTGTCCATGGTGGAAAATATCAAGCGATTTGCAAGTGCATTCATATGA
- a CDS encoding Mitochondrial-processing peptidase subunit beta gives MASRRLALNLNQALRSRAALKSIQPVKRGFASPVALPSTTQSTTLSNGFTIATDYSPWAQTSTVGVWIDAGSRSETDKTNGTAHFLEHLAFKGTNKRSQHQLELEIENMGAHLNAYTSRENTVYYAKAFNNDVPKAVDILSDILQNSKLEPAAIERERDVILREQEEVDKQLEEVVFDHLHATAYQGQPLGRTILGPKENIQTITRENLTDYIKTNYTADRMVLVGAGGIPHEQLVRLAEEHFGGLPSQPPTSAALAIAAEQKRTPEFIGSEVRLRDDTIPSAHIALAVEGVSWKDDDYFTALVAQAIVGNWDRAMGQSPFLGSKLSYHVSHHHLANSFMSFSTSYSDTGLWGIYLVSENLTNLDDLIHFTLREWSRLCRSVSSAEVDRAKAQLKASILLSLDGTTAVAEDIGRQIVTTGRRLTPEDIERVIGSITAKDVMDFATRKLWDQDLAMSAVGSIEGILDYQRIRNDMSRNLS, from the exons ATGGCCTCCCGCCGCTTGGCTCTCAACCTCAACCAGGCTCTCCGGAGCCGTGCGGCTCTCAAGTCCATCCAGCCCGTGAAGCGTGGCTTCGCTTCGCCGGTTGCGCTGCCATCCACCACCCAGTCTACCACCCTCTCTAACGGATTCACC ATCGCGACCGACTACTCGCCATGGGCCCAGACATCCACCGTCGGCGTGTGGATCGATGCTGGCTCCCGGTCAGAGACTGACAAGACCAACGGCACCGCACACTTCCTTGAGCACTTGGCCTTCAAG GGTACCAACAAGCGCTCGCAGCACCAATTGGAGTTGGAGATTGAGAACATGGGTGCTCACCTCAACGCCTACACATCG CGCGAAAACACTGTCTACTACGCCAAGGCTTTCAATAACGATGTCCCCAAGGCCGTCGACATTCTCTCCGATATCCTCCAGAACTCCAAGCTTGAGCCCGCCGCCATTGAGCGTGAGCGTGACGTGATCCTGCGTgagcaggaggaggttgACAAGCAGCTTGAGGAGGTCGTTTTTGACCACCTCCACGCTACCGCCTACCAGGGCCAGCCCCTCGGTCGCACCATCCTTGGCCCCAAGGAGAACATCCAGACCATCACCCGCGAGAACTTGACGGACTACATCAAGACCAACTACACTGCTGACCGCATGGTCCTcgttggtgctggtggtATTCCCCACGAGCAGCTCGTTCGTCTTGCTGAGGAGCACTTCGGTGGCCTTCCCAGCCAGCCTCCCACCTCTGCTGCCCTCGCCATTGCTGCTGAGCAGAAGCGTACCCCCGAGTTCATCGGTTCCGAGGTTCGTCTTCGCGACGACACCATTCCCTCTGCCCACATCGCTCTTGCCGTTGAGGGTGTCAGCTGGAAGGATGACGACTATTTCACCGCTCTCGTTGCTCAGGCTATCGTCGGCAACTGGGACCGTGCCATGGGCCAGTCTCCTTTCCTTGGTAGCAAGCTCAGCTACCACGTCAGCCACCACCACTTGGCCAACAGCTTCATGAGTTTCTCTACCAGCTACAGCGACACTGG TCTGTGGGGTATCTACCTTGTCTCCGAGAACCTGACCAACCTTGACGACTTGATCCACTTCACTCTCCGTGAGTGGTCTCGCCTGTGCCGCAGCGTCTCCAGCGCTGAGGTCGACCGTGCCAAGGCGCAGCTCAAGGCTTCCATCCTCCTGTCCCTTGATGGCACCACCGCTGTCGCTGAGGATATTGGCCGTCAGATTGTGACCACTGGTCGCCGTCTCACCCCCGAGGACATTGAGCGTGTCATCGGCTCCATCACCGCGAAGGATGTCATGGACTTCGCCACCCGCAAGCTGTGGGATCAGGACCTTGCCATGAGCGCTGTCGGAAGCATTGAGGGTATTCTCGACTACCAGCGCATTCGCAACGACATGTCTCGCAACCTGTCTTAA
- a CDS encoding rRNA 2'-O-methyltransferase fibrillarin translates to MAFAPRGRGGPPRGGRGGAPRGGAGGRGGFGGGRGGGFGGRGGGRGGARGGPPGRGGRGGRGGRGGARGGRGGAAGAKGGAKVIIENHRHAGVFVARGGKEDLLVTKNLTPGEAVYGEKRVSVESPAGDDGVVTKTEYRVWNPFRSKLAAGILGGLDNIYMKPGSKVLYIGGASGTSVSHVADIVGPTGNVYAVEFSHRSGRDLIGMATHRTNVIPIVEDARHPLRYRMLVPMVDVIFADVAQPDQARIVGLNAHMFLKEGGGVLISIKASCIDSTAAAEVVFTREVQKMREEKIKPKEQLTLEPFERDHCIVGGIYTRST, encoded by the exons ATGGCTTTCGCTCctcgtggccgtggtggtccTCCccgtggtggtcgtggtggcgCTCCTCGTGGCGGCGCTGGTGGTCGTG GCGGTTTCGGTGGTGGTCGCGGCGGTGGCTTCggcggccgtggtggtggccgtggtggtgctCGCGGTGGCCCTCCTGGTCGTGGTGGAcgcggtggccgtggtggccgTGGCGGTGCTCGCGGCGGTCgcggtggtgctgctggcgCCAAGGGTGGTGCTAAGGTCATCATT GAGAACCACCGTCACGCTGGTGTCTTTGTTGCCCGCGGTGGTAAGGAGGATCTGCTGGTCACCAAGAACCTGACTCCTGGTGAGGCTGTCTACGGTGAGAAGCGTGTCTCTGTCGAGTCCCccgccggtgatgatggtgttGTCACCAAGACTGAGTACCGTGTGTGGAACCCCTTCCGTTCCAAGTTGGCCGCTGGTATCCTTGGTGGTTTGGACAACATCTACATGAAGCCCGGTTCCAAGGTTCTCTACATCGGTGGTGCCAGTGGTACTTCCGTCTCCCACGTCGCTGATATCGTCGGACCTACCGGCAACGTTTACGCTGTCGAGTTCTCCCACCGTTCCGGCCGTGATCTGATCGGCATGGCCACTCACCGCACCAACGTTATCCCCATTGTTGAGGATGCCCGTCACCCTCTCCGCTACCGCATGCTTGTCCCCATGGTTGACGTGATCTTCGCCGACGTTGCCCAGCCTGACCAGGCCCGTATCGTCGGTCTCAACGCCCACATGTTCCTCAAGGAGGGTGGTGGTgtcctcatctccatcaaggCCAGCTGTATCGACTCCACAGCCGCCGCCGAGGTTGTGTTCACCCGCGAAGTCCAGAAGATGCGtgaggagaagatcaagcccAAGGAGCAGCTTACTCTGGAGCCCTTCGAGCGTGATCACTGCATTGTTGGTGGTATCTACACTCGTTCCACATAA